Sequence from the Candidatus Zymogenus saltonus genome:
CGAGGTCGTCATCATGGACGATGGGTATCAGCACCTCAGGGTGAGGCGGGATATGAACATCCTCGTCTTTGACGGGGAGAATCCCCTCGGGAACGGGCTGATGCTTCCAGTCGGACCCCTGAGGGAGCCCCTGAAGGCCTCAAAGAGGGCGGACGTCGTATGGATAAACGACAAGTCGGGAAGCGGGATTCCCGACACAAAGGGGCTTGAGGGGAAGCTTAAACGATACCTGGCGGGCGGAATTCCGGTCGTTAAAAGCACGCTTGTGCCGGAGTCTATTTTGGCTATCGAGGGAAATACGCATCCCGTTGAAATCATTAATAAAAAGAGGGTCTTGGCGTTTTCCGGCATCGCAAGGCCTGCCTCTTTTTTCAAGACCCTTGATAAGATAGGGGCTATAGTTGTTTGCGAGCTTCCGTTTCTGGATCACTATTTCTTCACGGAAGACGACTTCAAGGCGATAGAGAGGATGGCGTTTCTGTACAACGCCGAGATGCTGGTCACGACCGAGAAGGATATGGCGAGGATTTCGGCCGACAGGAAGTTCAGGCTCCCCATCTTTGCCCTTGTAATGTCGCTTGCGGCGGATGGGGACAAGGCGGTTTTTGACATGGCGGTATCCGGACTCGGCTTGGATGGTGGATTTATAAAGAAATAGATAGTGGGTATTTGAATGAAAAAAACCAATAAGAGGGCGGTTTTTTTGGACAGAGACGGCACGATAAATGTGGAGGTGGGGTATCTCGCAAGGCCTGAGGATTTCGTTCTTATCGACGGTGCGGCCGAGGCGATCAGGCTCCTCAACGACGCGGGATTCGCCGTGATCGTTGTGTCGAACCAGTCCGGGGTGGCGAGGGGCTACTTCACCGAGGAGGACGTGATGAAGGTGAACGACAAGATGCTCTTTGAGCTGAACGTGAAGGGGGCCTTCGTAGACGCCGTCTACTACTGCCCGCACCATCCCGATTTCGGGAGCGGGGAATACGGAGTTGACTGTGACTGCAGAAAGCCGAAGGCCGGGATGGTCAAGAAGGCCGAAGAGGAGTTCGGGGTTTCAATCGACGGTTCCTTTGTGGTGGGGGATCATAAAGGGGACATCGAGCTCGGGAAGAATATCGGCGCAAAGACCGTTTTGCTTCTCTCCGGCCACGGGGCGGAGGAGGCGGAAAAGCTAAAAGCTGAGGGGATCGTTCCCGACCACACCTGCGAAGACCTTCTCTCCGCCGTAAAATACATTTTAGGTTCTTAAACCGTAATTATCCATAGATAAAGAGGAGGGATAAGATGCCCATCGATAAAGAGCTTCTGGATATTTTGGCGTGTCCCAAGTGCAAGGGGGACCTGGAGCTGACAAAGGAGGGGGATGGACTTAAGTGCGGCGCGTGTAAGCTCCTCTACGAGATTAAGGACGACATCCCGATTATGCTCATAGACGAGGCAAAGCCCTTGGATTGATTTTAGATATGAACAGGATTTTAGTTAAGGGCACCAACTGGATCGGGGACGTCTTTATGTCGCTGCCGGCCGTCTATTCGGTGAGAAACATCTTTCCCGATGCCGAGATCGACGTTGCCGTAAAGCGGCCCCTGGGGGATCTCTTTTCCGCCGGGCTCGGGTCAGACGTGATAGACTCAGTCGTCGAATACAAGACGGGGATTTTGGGGGAGATCGATCTTATCAGGGCTGTCAGGGCGAAGAGATACGACCTCGGGATAGCGTTTCCCCGCTCCCTTCACTCCGCGCTGCTGCTGTTTGCAGGGGGGATAAAGGAGAGGGTGGGTTACGCCGCCGATCTCAGATCGCCCCTATTGACAAAGAGGGTTACGAGGACCGAGGAGATAAGGAATGTCCACCAGATGGAGTATTACAGGAATCTCGTCTCCGTATTGGGCGATCCCGGCCCCTCGGCCATTCCCTCCCTGGTTTTGGGAGATGAAGAAAGGAAGAGAGGAACCGACCTTCTCAAAAAATACGGCCTTTCTCGAGGGGGAGCGGAGGGCCCGTTGATAGGGATAAATCCGGGGGCCGCCTACGGCATTGCTAAGATGTGGTACCCGGAGAGGTTTGCCGAGGCGGCGGACAGCCTCGTTGGGGAGTTCGGTGGGAGGGCCGTTGTCTTTGGAGGCCCGGGGGACGTCGAAGCGGCGGATGCTGTTGTTTCATCCATGAAGACACAGCAGATCTCCTTGGCGGGAAGGACGACCGTTAAGGAGCTGATCTCCGTGATATCGTTTATGGATGTATTTATCACCAACGATTCCGGCCCTATGCATATCGCCGCGGCCCTCGACGTTCCGATCGTTGCGATATTCGGCTCCACAAACCACGTCACCACGGCCCCGATGGTCAAAGAGGGAAGGGCCAAAATCGTAAGGCGCGACGACGTCGAATGCTCCCCGTGCCTGAAAAGGGTCTGTCCCGAGGGACATCACCGGTGCATGGATCTCATAGAGGCCGATGCTGTAGTAAGGAAGGCGAGGGAATTTTTACTTAACGGGGAGCGGAATAAAGAATAATATAGTTTAAGTAAAGACACATATTTTTTCGACGAAAATAGTCCTAAAAAGGTAGCAACATATTGAAAATATTAAACAAAAGAGATGCTTAATATTTAAGCAGTTCTTGAAATAGTTCGTATTTTCAAGCAGTTATGGGCTTTGCCAAGGAGTTTATCCACAACTTATCCAGAACAAGATGTCTATATATGTGCTATGTATTAGATACTTTTCTTTCATAAATTTTTCGATATTTTAATCTTGTAATATTAGACGATTTTTCACCAAATTGGCCGGCTAAATACTTTTTTAGCTCTCCGTGGTAGATTATGAGTGTAAAAAAGATTGCCAGGGTGGTCGAAAGCGAAGACGGCGTCGGCGGTACCGTGATGCTTAAGCATAAGGGTACTGAAGGGAAACGGTGTTTCGAGCTTTTGGTGGGGGGCCACTACGTAATGGCCGCCACAGATGGGCCGTCCGAACGTATCCTCGCCTCCGAGGCGGTGAAGATCGCCCCGAAGAGAGAGGGACTCACAGCCCTTGTGGGGGGGCTCGGTTTGGGTTTGACGCTTAACGAGATACTGAAGGAAAAAGCAATATCGGAGGTATGGGTCTCCGAGATCGAGGAGGCGGTGATTCGCTGGAACAGGACGCACCTGAGACATTTCAACGGCGGCGCCCTCTTCGATCGCAGGGTCAGGGTCCACCACGGGGATGTGATGGAGCTGATGGAGAAGAGGAGGCGCTTTTTCGACCTGATCCTCATGGACGTGGACAACGGTCCCTCTTTTCTGATCCTCGAGGGGAACGGTTATCTCTACACCGTTTCAGGTATGAAGAAGATCAGAAGGGCGTTGAAGCGCGGAGGCGTATTCGCCCTATGGTCGCACAGGCCGGACGAGGAGATCGAGGTCGTGCTCGATGAACTCTTCGGGGGATTTAAGGTCAGGTTGTTTGAAGACCCGAACATCCGGGAGGAGTTGCCGCCCACGGCTATCTATACGGCCGTTCGGGATTGATCGCATTATAGTATAAGTTGAATCAACAGACTCACGTTGTTGAATTCGAGTATAGTAATAATATGAAAATATTGGTGATTTTGGGACACCCCGATCCAGCAAGTCTCAACCATGCCGTCTCTCAAAGGGCTGTCGAAGTGCTTAAGAGGATGGGACACTCGGTCGTTTTTCACGACCTTTATGGGGAGGGATTTGATCCGATCCTCCCCTCGGCAGAGATCCCGGATGACGCCCCCCTTGACAAAATAATTGATAAGCATTGCTCGGAGCTTCACGATGCTGACGGGATAGTGATAATACACCCGAACTGGTGGGGACAGCCC
This genomic interval carries:
- the waaF gene encoding lipopolysaccharide heptosyltransferase II, producing MNRILVKGTNWIGDVFMSLPAVYSVRNIFPDAEIDVAVKRPLGDLFSAGLGSDVIDSVVEYKTGILGEIDLIRAVRAKRYDLGIAFPRSLHSALLLFAGGIKERVGYAADLRSPLLTKRVTRTEEIRNVHQMEYYRNLVSVLGDPGPSAIPSLVLGDEERKRGTDLLKKYGLSRGGAEGPLIGINPGAAYGIAKMWYPERFAEAADSLVGEFGGRAVVFGGPGDVEAADAVVSSMKTQQISLAGRTTVKELISVISFMDVFITNDSGPMHIAAALDVPIVAIFGSTNHVTTAPMVKEGRAKIVRRDDVECSPCLKRVCPEGHHRCMDLIEADAVVRKAREFLLNGERNKE
- the lpxK gene encoding tetraacyldisaccharide 4'-kinase — protein: MHRTSYAVHQRVDRKMNGGGRNEGRTGGRTWLFGLFAKIHENHRWRLVVIFALFPLFLVSLLFRLVVCIRVFFYRVGLFRSERLGAYVINVGNLTAGGAGKTPVVMHIAEMFKGAGINTAVISRGYGFNVKGDYLVVSDREGVKRSPGKAPDEALMTARRLTGTNAVPVIVGPERTLSGRAAVDKYNAEVVIMDDGYQHLRVRRDMNILVFDGENPLGNGLMLPVGPLREPLKASKRADVVWINDKSGSGIPDTKGLEGKLKRYLAGGIPVVKSTLVPESILAIEGNTHPVEIINKKRVLAFSGIARPASFFKTLDKIGAIVVCELPFLDHYFFTEDDFKAIERMAFLYNAEMLVTTEKDMARISADRKFRLPIFALVMSLAADGDKAVFDMAVSGLGLDGGFIKK
- a CDS encoding Trm112 family protein translates to MPIDKELLDILACPKCKGDLELTKEGDGLKCGACKLLYEIKDDIPIMLIDEAKPLD
- a CDS encoding spermidine synthase — protein: MSVKKIARVVESEDGVGGTVMLKHKGTEGKRCFELLVGGHYVMAATDGPSERILASEAVKIAPKREGLTALVGGLGLGLTLNEILKEKAISEVWVSEIEEAVIRWNRTHLRHFNGGALFDRRVRVHHGDVMELMEKRRRFFDLILMDVDNGPSFLILEGNGYLYTVSGMKKIRRALKRGGVFALWSHRPDEEIEVVLDELFGGFKVRLFEDPNIREELPPTAIYTAVRD
- the gmhB gene encoding D-glycero-beta-D-manno-heptose 1,7-bisphosphate 7-phosphatase, whose translation is MKKTNKRAVFLDRDGTINVEVGYLARPEDFVLIDGAAEAIRLLNDAGFAVIVVSNQSGVARGYFTEEDVMKVNDKMLFELNVKGAFVDAVYYCPHHPDFGSGEYGVDCDCRKPKAGMVKKAEEEFGVSIDGSFVVGDHKGDIELGKNIGAKTVLLLSGHGAEEAEKLKAEGIVPDHTCEDLLSAVKYILGS